One genomic window of Polyangium aurulentum includes the following:
- a CDS encoding VOC family protein, with protein MKLNHLDLQVPDVRAAAQFFERHFDLEISSNPNSPAIVILSDRHGFTLVLQRMKDAQATYPEGFHIGFLIDDEAEVRRHHARLLAEGIGPISDLIQNNRGLMFYCTGPGSVTIEVSCRRRPGPDRRE; from the coding sequence ATGAAGCTCAATCACCTCGACCTGCAGGTCCCCGACGTTCGCGCGGCTGCCCAGTTCTTCGAGCGCCACTTCGACCTCGAGATCTCCAGCAACCCGAACTCCCCTGCGATCGTGATTCTCTCGGACCGCCACGGGTTCACGCTGGTCCTGCAGCGAATGAAGGACGCGCAGGCCACGTACCCGGAGGGGTTTCATATCGGCTTCCTCATCGACGACGAGGCCGAGGTTCGCCGGCATCACGCGCGGCTGCTCGCGGAGGGAATCGGTCCCATCTCGGACCTCATCCAGAATAACCGCGGGTTGATGTTCTATTGCACGGGCCCGGGATCGGTGACGATCGAGGTGAGCTGCAGGCGGCGCCCAGGTCCTGATCGCCGCGAGTAA
- a CDS encoding DcrB-related protein, with product MSRHESRDVTFDVPRHWEDRTMVAFAAPPRPGQGTAPNFVMTRDVLAGDDTLAGYADRQLAELSKRLTNFELIERRERTLGGVAGIELHFTWSASAGDIEQRLAMALGRRRTVFCFNATAARADADQMNPLFDRILSTVRFPRPGEEEE from the coding sequence ATGTCGCGACATGAGAGCCGGGACGTGACCTTCGACGTGCCCCGCCACTGGGAAGACCGGACCATGGTGGCCTTCGCGGCGCCTCCGCGGCCCGGGCAGGGCACGGCGCCCAATTTCGTGATGACGCGGGACGTGCTCGCCGGGGACGACACGCTCGCCGGCTATGCCGACCGGCAGCTCGCCGAGCTGTCGAAGCGCCTGACCAATTTCGAGCTGATCGAGCGCCGCGAGCGCACGCTCGGCGGGGTCGCGGGCATCGAGCTGCATTTCACCTGGAGCGCCTCGGCGGGGGACATCGAGCAGCGGCTCGCGATGGCCCTCGGGCGGCGGCGGACGGTGTTCTGCTTCAATGCGACGGCGGCGAGGGCCGACGCCGATCAGATGAACCCGCTCTTCGATCGAATCCTCTCCACCGTGCGCTTCCCGCGCCCGGGCGAGGAGGAGGAATAG
- the tssI gene encoding type VI secretion system Vgr family protein, translating into MENLELRVASKEASLSVRTFAVVEEMSQPFDISIVARSPDEDLDLESLIGQGAAFKISGGLAWTGLCSFAQQIEVEPDGLSTYYLRIVPALWRLSNRWNNRIFQHLSVPEIAQKLLGEWEIEPVLELDAAAFPKLDYRVQYAETDFAFLSRMLEEAGVSYHFRPPEPGTEGTSRIVLVADPTAREGRAPIDYVNNIDHAKEREIVTHVKIAHRVRPGKLTVRDHDFRKRPDFQLIADAKAQVALEERYEHYQYDPGAFVVDPGRVDEREGKAIAQRRLHGARQGRRKVLFQTTAYDLSPGDVFSINAHPRADLAKDKRLLVVQRSFEGTSEGDWVSTGEAVFAADPFRPAIVTPKPRMSGLQSAVVVGPPAEEIHTDEHGRVRVQFHWDREGKYTDESSCWLRVSQGWAGGGFGSVALPRVGQEILVDFLEGDPDQPLVVGRVFNGTAPHPYKLPDHKTKSVWKSSTSPGGGGFNEITFEDAAGREKVYVHAQKDLEELVRERRVTQIGKSLAVEIAEGETRAVGADQTLEIGGSRVSKIEKSDVVVAGGEYHIQVGEVGAKLSPDRVVLSTGKASITLAGGDIFFDASGSIKVTSGALLGIAGREVRIDGSPNVLLNTAGAKPPLPMELSAAEIALADLDLPEVTTQAAKALAAQLFDEVPDVFEEEELEGALKTLLESPPKDAADAPGFLLMPESVNDQILAQIDKVLETPVMIVDKILSRVELEQQKLAERLQQIKERAGEIAGDIQAKIKGVVEDLRARAEAAKQMAIAKFNEILGRLEAAKEQAKAKIAELRGKLEEAKARAEALVEQFKAKLDAAKAAVVGKVNEIKERFEEAKARVHAKIDEIKGRIEAVKQQAKAKIDEIKGRITEIRDGIKERIQEMRDRVIALKEQAIERFEEMKKRAGEIIEMAKTQLEAAKSAVQELKARIEGAKEQVKQKVTELKAKVEEIKAGVKAKVEEVKAQAKAVVENVKGQIESAKEQAKQVIGDAKDLIADVKALPKELVGEAKAAWKDVKTEAKETWQQAKDDWKQTKAEVKDTWKQTKTEAKDAWKQAKTDAKETWKQTKGEAKDTWEDAKDAWGDIKGETKDAWGELKDEAKDFWGELKGGSKATGDSGQGLVDGALGGVQEAAAPGALGQAQSALSAAGLPGGGGGSAVQGALGSLGSPAGVSNGASAMVGPPVNLGGVLGGGGGGASAAPGGALGQIYSRSGGFTGNDVAAAVNANPGATIFQSPGEGQLLVMKTANAAPLQGEEISAHLVEAQMNGYSSSDAFVETLTRKGYVVYERPWGALGEAFVKRAAVL; encoded by the coding sequence ATGGAGAATCTCGAGCTGCGCGTGGCCTCCAAGGAGGCATCCCTCTCCGTGCGGACCTTCGCCGTGGTCGAGGAGATGTCGCAACCCTTCGACATCTCGATCGTGGCGCGTTCGCCGGACGAAGACCTCGACCTCGAGAGCCTCATCGGCCAGGGGGCGGCGTTCAAGATCTCGGGCGGCCTCGCGTGGACGGGCCTCTGCAGCTTCGCGCAGCAGATCGAGGTCGAGCCCGACGGGCTGTCGACCTATTACCTGCGCATCGTCCCCGCGCTTTGGCGGCTTTCGAACCGCTGGAACAACCGCATCTTCCAGCACCTGTCGGTGCCCGAGATCGCGCAGAAGCTCCTCGGCGAGTGGGAGATCGAGCCCGTGCTCGAGCTCGACGCCGCGGCGTTCCCGAAGCTCGACTACCGCGTGCAGTACGCCGAGACCGACTTCGCCTTTTTGAGCCGCATGCTCGAGGAAGCGGGCGTGAGCTATCACTTCCGGCCGCCCGAGCCCGGCACCGAAGGCACGAGCCGGATCGTGCTGGTCGCCGATCCGACGGCGCGGGAAGGACGCGCGCCGATCGATTACGTGAACAACATCGATCACGCGAAGGAGCGCGAGATCGTCACGCACGTCAAGATCGCGCACAGGGTTCGCCCCGGAAAGCTCACGGTCCGCGATCACGATTTCCGCAAGCGGCCCGATTTCCAGCTCATCGCCGACGCCAAGGCGCAGGTCGCGCTCGAGGAGCGCTACGAGCATTACCAGTACGACCCCGGCGCGTTCGTCGTCGATCCGGGGCGCGTCGACGAGCGCGAGGGCAAGGCCATCGCGCAGCGAAGGCTGCACGGCGCGCGGCAGGGCCGCCGCAAGGTCCTCTTCCAGACCACGGCGTACGATCTCTCGCCGGGCGACGTCTTCTCGATCAACGCCCATCCGCGCGCCGATCTCGCCAAGGACAAGCGCCTGCTCGTCGTGCAGCGCTCGTTCGAGGGCACGAGCGAGGGCGACTGGGTGTCGACCGGCGAGGCCGTGTTCGCGGCCGATCCGTTCCGCCCCGCGATCGTGACGCCCAAGCCGCGCATGAGCGGATTGCAGAGCGCCGTCGTGGTCGGCCCGCCCGCCGAGGAGATCCACACCGACGAGCACGGCCGCGTGCGCGTGCAGTTTCACTGGGATCGCGAGGGCAAGTACACCGACGAGAGCTCGTGCTGGCTGCGCGTCAGCCAGGGCTGGGCCGGCGGCGGCTTCGGCAGCGTCGCCTTGCCGCGCGTCGGGCAGGAGATCCTCGTCGATTTCCTCGAGGGCGACCCGGACCAGCCCCTGGTCGTGGGCCGCGTCTTCAATGGCACCGCGCCGCACCCGTACAAGCTGCCCGATCACAAGACGAAGAGCGTCTGGAAGAGCTCGACGTCGCCGGGCGGGGGCGGGTTCAACGAGATCACGTTCGAGGACGCCGCGGGCCGCGAGAAGGTCTACGTGCACGCGCAGAAGGACCTCGAGGAGCTGGTGCGCGAGAGGCGCGTCACGCAGATCGGCAAATCGCTCGCGGTCGAGATCGCCGAGGGCGAGACGCGCGCGGTGGGCGCCGATCAGACGCTCGAGATCGGCGGCAGCCGCGTCTCGAAGATCGAAAAGAGCGACGTCGTCGTGGCGGGCGGCGAGTACCACATCCAGGTCGGCGAGGTGGGCGCGAAGCTCTCGCCGGATCGCGTGGTCCTGTCGACGGGCAAGGCGTCGATCACGCTCGCGGGCGGCGACATCTTCTTCGACGCGTCGGGCAGCATCAAGGTCACGTCCGGCGCCCTGCTCGGCATCGCGGGGCGCGAGGTGCGCATCGACGGCTCGCCGAACGTCCTGCTCAACACGGCCGGCGCGAAGCCGCCCTTGCCGATGGAGCTGTCGGCGGCCGAGATCGCGCTCGCCGATCTCGACCTGCCCGAGGTCACGACGCAGGCGGCCAAGGCGCTCGCGGCGCAGCTCTTCGACGAGGTGCCCGACGTGTTCGAGGAGGAGGAGCTCGAGGGCGCGCTGAAGACGCTGCTCGAGAGCCCGCCCAAGGACGCGGCCGACGCGCCGGGCTTCTTGCTCATGCCCGAGTCGGTGAACGATCAGATCCTCGCGCAGATCGACAAGGTGCTCGAGACGCCGGTGATGATCGTCGACAAGATCCTCTCGCGCGTCGAGCTCGAGCAGCAGAAGCTCGCCGAGCGGCTGCAGCAGATCAAGGAGCGGGCGGGCGAGATCGCGGGCGACATCCAGGCCAAGATCAAGGGCGTGGTCGAGGATCTGCGCGCGCGCGCCGAGGCGGCCAAGCAGATGGCCATCGCCAAGTTCAACGAGATCCTGGGCCGGCTCGAGGCCGCCAAGGAGCAGGCGAAGGCGAAGATCGCCGAGCTGCGGGGCAAGCTCGAGGAGGCCAAGGCGCGGGCCGAGGCGCTCGTCGAGCAGTTCAAGGCCAAGCTCGACGCGGCCAAGGCCGCGGTGGTGGGCAAGGTCAACGAGATCAAGGAGCGCTTCGAGGAAGCGAAGGCGCGCGTCCACGCGAAGATCGACGAGATCAAGGGCCGCATCGAGGCGGTCAAGCAGCAGGCCAAGGCGAAGATCGACGAGATCAAGGGCCGCATCACCGAGATCCGCGACGGCATCAAGGAGCGCATCCAGGAGATGCGCGACCGGGTGATCGCGCTGAAGGAGCAGGCGATCGAGCGCTTCGAGGAGATGAAGAAGCGCGCCGGCGAGATCATCGAGATGGCCAAGACCCAGCTCGAGGCCGCGAAGAGCGCCGTGCAGGAGCTGAAGGCGCGCATCGAGGGCGCCAAGGAGCAGGTGAAGCAGAAGGTCACCGAGCTCAAGGCCAAGGTCGAGGAGATCAAGGCGGGCGTGAAGGCCAAGGTCGAGGAGGTCAAGGCGCAGGCCAAGGCCGTCGTCGAGAACGTGAAGGGCCAGATCGAGAGCGCCAAGGAGCAGGCCAAGCAGGTCATCGGCGACGCGAAGGACCTCATCGCGGACGTGAAGGCATTGCCGAAGGAGCTCGTGGGTGAGGCCAAGGCTGCTTGGAAGGACGTCAAGACAGAGGCCAAGGAGACCTGGCAGCAGGCGAAGGACGACTGGAAGCAGACCAAGGCAGAGGTCAAGGACACCTGGAAGCAGACCAAGACCGAGGCCAAGGACGCCTGGAAGCAAGCCAAGACCGACGCGAAGGAGACCTGGAAGCAGACCAAGGGGGAGGCCAAGGACACCTGGGAAGACGCCAAGGACGCCTGGGGCGATATCAAGGGTGAGACCAAGGACGCCTGGGGGGAGCTCAAGGACGAGGCCAAAGACTTCTGGGGCGAACTCAAGGGTGGCTCCAAGGCCACGGGCGACAGTGGTCAGGGGCTGGTCGACGGAGCGCTGGGAGGGGTCCAAGAGGCCGCCGCCCCAGGCGCGCTAGGGCAGGCGCAGTCCGCGCTGAGCGCCGCGGGGCTCCCGGGAGGAGGCGGCGGGAGTGCCGTGCAAGGCGCGCTCGGCAGTCTCGGGAGTCCCGCAGGGGTGTCGAACGGGGCTTCGGCGATGGTCGGACCTCCGGTGAACCTGGGTGGCGTGCTGGGCGGAGGAGGCGGCGGGGCCTCGGCGGCGCCAGGTGGAGCACTCGGGCAGATCTATTCGAGGTCGGGTGGGTTCACCGGCAACGACGTCGCCGCGGCTGTCAATGCCAACCCTGGAGCCACGATCTTCCAGAGCCCCGGTGAGGGGCAGCTCCTCGTGATGAAGACGGCGAATGCGGCGCCGCTGCAGGGCGAGGAGATCTCGGCGCACCTCGTCGAGGCGCAGATGAACGGCTACTCCTCGTCGGACGCGTTCGTCGAGACCCTGACCCGCAAGGGCTACGTGGTCTACGAGCGGCCGTGGGGAGCGCTCGGCGAGGCCTTCGTGAAGCGGGCCGCGGTGCTTTGA
- a CDS encoding PAAR domain-containing protein has translation MTTALAAKVGSRLSHSAIPVDLASGALVAAALGGNVVGPAGLGGAGTAALGAGVGSARGPEGASAVSVRDLIPIITHGVVAIGVPDVMLGPGQMAVLAPSEPQPCAPHAAQPILAGSPSVLVHGKQLVRVGDMTSCGAVVCDGVKTVSIGGPKGAGARPPEPMKDLASTLGAVVLGAVLTGTGAAEMAAQFGAALTGAIEKAETAVDAAFDTAEKVVDRVGTVASETVARVGDVIGTVTGGALGALFGGGAPPAK, from the coding sequence ATGACCACGGCGCTCGCAGCGAAGGTCGGCTCGCGCCTCAGCCACAGCGCGATCCCGGTGGATCTGGCGAGCGGCGCGCTCGTCGCGGCCGCGCTCGGGGGCAACGTGGTGGGGCCGGCGGGGCTCGGCGGCGCGGGTACGGCGGCGCTCGGGGCGGGCGTGGGAAGCGCGCGCGGGCCGGAGGGAGCTTCGGCCGTGTCGGTGCGCGATCTCATCCCGATCATCACGCACGGCGTGGTGGCGATCGGCGTGCCGGACGTGATGCTCGGGCCGGGTCAAATGGCGGTGCTCGCGCCGTCGGAGCCGCAGCCCTGCGCGCCGCACGCAGCGCAGCCCATTCTCGCGGGCAGCCCGAGCGTGCTCGTTCACGGCAAGCAGCTCGTGCGCGTGGGCGACATGACGAGCTGCGGGGCCGTGGTATGCGACGGCGTGAAGACGGTGAGCATCGGCGGGCCGAAAGGCGCAGGGGCGAGGCCGCCCGAGCCGATGAAAGACCTCGCCTCGACGCTCGGCGCCGTGGTGCTCGGCGCGGTGCTCACGGGGACGGGCGCGGCCGAGATGGCGGCGCAATTCGGTGCTGCGCTGACGGGGGCCATCGAGAAGGCCGAGACCGCGGTGGACGCGGCCTTCGATACGGCCGAGAAGGTCGTGGATCGTGTGGGGACCGTCGCGAGCGAGACCGTCGCGCGCGTCGGCGATGTGATCGGGACCGTCACGGGGGGCGCGCTCGGGGCGCTCTTTGGCGGAGGCGCGCCTCCCGCGAAGTGA
- a CDS encoding EGF domain-containing protein, with protein MSAILSTLALASSACSNGAAPDENTFQDGEGGAGGGGPAGCGNGTIDADEACDDGNEQDGDGCAADCTQEDGWTCEGAPSQCADVDECAKDWCDPNASCTNTPGSYTCVCNDGWEGAGIWCRGATIAIEVDARFSMALGNDGYVWAAGQNQFGELGDGTKEMRKTPVQVQGLSDVVEIGAGGSYGVALKGDGTVWAWGNNVAGELGDGTRVDSLIPVQVKGLSGITSIAVNSYSTLALRNDGTVWGWGGNLHGELGIGNDDSQAEPVQVKGLSGVVTIARGLSWSMAVKGDGSVWAWGGNDSGQLGDGTEIERWLPVQVQGLSGVVELAGYTNHSLALKGDGTVWSWGVNWYGELGDESEYRFVPAPIKNLSGVKHIAAGEYYSLAVKSDGTAWSWGSNGTGGLGDGTYTDHATPTQIQGLSDVVDIKGNMHSMALTKNGDVWGWGENDDGQVGTGNVSESPTPVKTFF; from the coding sequence ATGAGCGCAATCCTTTCGACCCTGGCCCTCGCGAGCAGCGCCTGCTCGAACGGCGCAGCCCCCGATGAAAACACCTTCCAGGACGGCGAGGGCGGCGCCGGTGGTGGCGGGCCCGCGGGGTGTGGCAATGGAACGATCGACGCCGACGAGGCCTGCGACGACGGCAATGAACAGGACGGCGACGGCTGCGCGGCCGACTGCACGCAGGAGGATGGCTGGACCTGCGAGGGCGCGCCGAGCCAATGCGCCGACGTCGACGAATGCGCGAAGGACTGGTGCGATCCGAACGCGAGCTGCACCAATACGCCGGGCTCGTACACCTGCGTTTGCAACGACGGGTGGGAGGGCGCCGGCATCTGGTGCAGGGGCGCCACGATCGCCATCGAGGTGGACGCCCGATTCAGCATGGCGCTCGGGAACGACGGATACGTATGGGCCGCGGGCCAGAACCAGTTCGGTGAGCTCGGCGACGGCACCAAGGAGATGCGCAAGACGCCCGTGCAGGTGCAGGGCCTCTCCGACGTCGTCGAGATCGGGGCCGGCGGTAGTTACGGCGTGGCCCTGAAGGGCGACGGGACCGTCTGGGCGTGGGGCAACAATGTCGCAGGTGAGCTCGGCGACGGCACCAGGGTGGACAGCCTGATCCCGGTGCAGGTGAAGGGCCTCTCCGGCATCACCTCCATTGCGGTGAACTCATACTCCACCCTGGCGCTGCGCAATGACGGGACCGTCTGGGGCTGGGGCGGGAACCTTCACGGTGAGCTCGGCATCGGCAACGACGACAGTCAAGCGGAGCCGGTGCAGGTGAAGGGCCTGTCCGGCGTCGTCACCATCGCGCGGGGCTTGTCCTGGAGCATGGCGGTCAAGGGCGATGGGAGCGTCTGGGCGTGGGGCGGCAACGATTCTGGTCAGCTCGGCGACGGGACCGAGATCGAGCGCTGGCTCCCCGTGCAAGTGCAGGGGCTCTCCGGCGTGGTCGAGCTGGCGGGGTACACCAATCACAGCCTCGCGCTGAAGGGCGACGGCACCGTCTGGAGCTGGGGCGTGAACTGGTACGGCGAGCTCGGTGACGAGAGCGAATACCGCTTCGTTCCCGCGCCAATCAAGAACCTCTCCGGCGTCAAGCACATCGCCGCGGGCGAATATTACAGCCTCGCGGTCAAGAGTGACGGCACGGCGTGGTCGTGGGGCTCCAATGGGACAGGCGGGCTCGGCGACGGCACCTACACCGATCACGCGACGCCGACGCAGATCCAGGGGCTCTCCGACGTCGTCGACATCAAGGGCAACATGCACAGCATGGCGCTCACGAAGAACGGCGACGTCTGGGGCTGGGGCGAGAACGACGATGGCCAGGTCGGCACCGGCAATGTCTCCGAGAGCCCCACGCCGGTGAAGACGTTCTTCTGA
- a CDS encoding thioredoxin domain-containing protein, with protein MTVAAGVGAAVHAGWIGPRKAPVAGGEAPCAGATGACAMGRGGADVAEGEALRGQPRLVEFVSGHCPACSRMAPVVADLERRCMAKAEGSFVQVNVDEPEGEALASRYKVRMVPTFVGVDAQGLEVMRMTGEQSPQKLALALGEVRGKACNPSTL; from the coding sequence ATGACCGTAGCGGCTGGTGTCGGGGCGGCCGTTCACGCGGGCTGGATCGGACCTCGAAAGGCGCCCGTCGCGGGCGGCGAGGCTCCGTGCGCGGGGGCGACCGGAGCCTGCGCGATGGGGCGCGGCGGCGCGGACGTCGCCGAGGGGGAGGCGCTCCGAGGGCAGCCGCGGCTCGTCGAGTTCGTGAGCGGGCACTGCCCCGCGTGCTCGCGCATGGCGCCTGTCGTCGCGGACCTCGAGCGGCGCTGCATGGCCAAGGCAGAAGGCTCGTTCGTGCAGGTGAACGTCGACGAGCCCGAGGGCGAGGCGCTCGCGAGCCGGTACAAGGTGCGGATGGTGCCGACGTTCGTCGGCGTCGACGCGCAGGGCCTCGAGGTCATGCGAATGACGGGCGAGCAGTCGCCGCAGAAGCTCGCGCTCGCGCTGGGCGAGGTGCGGGGCAAGGCGTGCAATCCGTCGACGCTCTGA
- a CDS encoding DUF2169 domain-containing protein: MEVVALGPFYVASLPWQRQSREWMLTVVCKATFDLVQGELRLASGQEPINDADNHWDDDPRRSVYSPNDLVPFKKGADVTLVGHAFAPHHKPCRSLTARLVVGSIDKAVEVYADRTWNGESQIVEGQPFAHMPLRYERAPGGPGTPNPVGIPRAPGPLPNLQSSLRRGATLQSDSTPLGFGPIAADWPQRAERLRRHRASFPHTGWHGHPLPDDIDGEYFNVSPADQRLAEIAPDQDMLLEHLHPDHARLATRLPGMRPQAFVERPHAAAQELAMVADGLWIDTDRSICTVTWRGKLPLVSRDERGRVLVAMAGARQKITWEDVTRLGRALGKPPQSTRPAPLAPAAPAAPRAPRAPEREVFEEESVETEVLNSADIARMEGMNVPAWLTPPRPRAAGAKPQAPPTARPAPPAPPAPPVPPMPPARPPATTLPFVQPQPPAPPPPPPVPPVPPAPSAATTQPLPAPAPAFTSPAPIAPPAEVPRSPPAEAAPQASPPRETSPWAAAAGSAAIGPPTHFPVATPQAAPSAPPQDEPRPRVPARASRKAGPDIVDLLWFDPQASARIRAAFPAIIDELEFEPIDPKHDLPTDDPYASRDRHDVFGVLTRAPATDGRGMGRAMLDAINETGRFTPPLVVLSGELRFPFDELEVLKVTVAAIAPLVTEDNKKLKDALESANEVLKTPLLQAPANVEGATGEMRDALRQGRRAISSGQLDAHIERVLLEQRRYQKRTVFGDEQIRSLCLPSGETSPIPAYLPFALSTKLPLMTRMKARLIAEAHAQQDQYEAHPHGLKVVALGRIVSIDGWRA, encoded by the coding sequence ATGGAGGTCGTCGCGCTCGGCCCGTTCTACGTGGCCTCTCTCCCCTGGCAGCGGCAGAGCCGCGAGTGGATGCTGACCGTCGTCTGCAAGGCGACGTTCGATCTCGTGCAGGGCGAGCTGCGGCTCGCGTCGGGCCAGGAGCCGATCAACGACGCCGACAACCACTGGGACGACGACCCTCGCAGGAGCGTCTATTCGCCCAATGATCTCGTGCCGTTCAAGAAGGGCGCCGACGTCACGCTCGTCGGGCACGCCTTCGCGCCCCACCACAAACCCTGCCGCTCGCTGACCGCGCGGCTCGTCGTCGGCTCCATCGACAAGGCGGTCGAGGTCTACGCGGACCGCACGTGGAACGGCGAGTCGCAGATCGTCGAGGGCCAGCCCTTCGCCCACATGCCGCTGCGCTACGAGCGGGCGCCGGGCGGGCCGGGCACGCCGAACCCGGTGGGCATCCCGCGCGCGCCCGGGCCGCTGCCCAACCTGCAATCGTCGCTGCGGCGCGGCGCGACCTTGCAATCGGATTCGACGCCCCTCGGCTTCGGCCCCATCGCCGCCGACTGGCCCCAGCGCGCCGAGCGCCTGCGACGCCACCGCGCGAGCTTCCCGCACACGGGCTGGCACGGCCACCCGCTGCCCGACGACATCGACGGCGAATACTTCAACGTCTCGCCCGCCGATCAGAGGCTCGCCGAGATCGCGCCCGATCAGGACATGCTGCTCGAGCACCTGCACCCCGACCACGCGCGCCTCGCCACGCGCCTGCCCGGCATGCGCCCGCAGGCCTTCGTCGAGCGCCCGCACGCGGCCGCGCAGGAGCTGGCGATGGTCGCCGACGGCCTGTGGATCGACACGGACCGATCGATCTGCACGGTGACGTGGCGCGGAAAGCTCCCGCTGGTCTCACGGGACGAACGGGGGCGGGTGCTGGTGGCGATGGCGGGCGCGCGGCAGAAGATCACCTGGGAGGACGTGACGCGGCTCGGGCGTGCGCTCGGCAAGCCCCCGCAATCGACGCGCCCCGCACCCCTTGCGCCCGCAGCGCCCGCAGCGCCCCGCGCCCCGCGCGCCCCCGAGCGCGAGGTGTTCGAGGAGGAGTCGGTCGAGACAGAGGTGCTGAACAGCGCCGACATCGCGCGCATGGAGGGGATGAACGTGCCCGCATGGCTGACGCCCCCGCGCCCGCGCGCGGCCGGCGCGAAGCCTCAAGCGCCTCCCACGGCGCGCCCCGCGCCGCCTGCGCCGCCTGCGCCGCCTGTGCCGCCGATGCCGCCCGCGCGCCCGCCGGCGACGACGCTCCCCTTCGTGCAGCCCCAGCCGCCCGCGCCCCCGCCGCCGCCGCCCGTGCCGCCCGTGCCGCCTGCGCCCTCGGCCGCCACGACGCAGCCATTGCCCGCGCCCGCGCCGGCCTTCACGTCCCCGGCGCCCATCGCGCCTCCCGCCGAGGTCCCGCGCTCCCCGCCGGCCGAGGCGGCCCCCCAGGCTTCTCCGCCGCGCGAGACGAGCCCCTGGGCGGCAGCCGCGGGATCGGCGGCCATCGGGCCTCCCACGCACTTCCCCGTCGCGACGCCCCAGGCTGCGCCCTCGGCTCCCCCGCAGGACGAGCCCCGCCCGCGTGTGCCCGCGCGCGCCTCGCGCAAGGCGGGCCCCGACATCGTCGATCTGCTCTGGTTCGATCCCCAGGCCTCGGCGCGCATCCGGGCCGCGTTCCCGGCCATCATCGACGAGCTCGAGTTCGAGCCGATCGATCCCAAGCACGACCTGCCGACCGACGATCCCTACGCCTCGCGCGATCGCCACGACGTCTTCGGCGTGCTCACGCGCGCGCCAGCGACCGACGGCCGCGGCATGGGCCGGGCCATGCTCGACGCGATCAACGAGACCGGCCGCTTCACGCCGCCGCTCGTCGTGCTGAGCGGCGAGCTGCGCTTTCCCTTCGACGAGCTCGAGGTGCTCAAGGTGACGGTGGCCGCGATCGCGCCGCTCGTCACCGAGGACAACAAGAAGCTCAAGGACGCGCTGGAGTCCGCGAACGAGGTGCTGAAGACGCCCTTGCTTCAAGCGCCCGCGAACGTCGAGGGCGCCACCGGGGAGATGCGCGACGCTCTCCGCCAGGGGCGGCGCGCGATCTCCTCGGGGCAGCTCGACGCGCACATCGAGCGGGTCTTGCTGGAGCAGCGGCGTTATCAGAAACGCACGGTCTTCGGCGACGAGCAGATCCGTTCGCTCTGCTTGCCCTCGGGCGAGACGTCGCCCATTCCGGCGTATCTGCCTTTTGCGCTGTCGACCAAGCTGCCGCTGATGACGCGAATGAAGGCGCGCCTCATTGCAGAGGCGCACGCGCAGCAGGACCAGTACGAGGCCCACCCGCACGGATTGAAGGTCGTGGCCCTCGGCCGCATCGTTTCAATCGACGGCTGGCGGGCATAG
- a CDS encoding nuclear transport factor 2 family protein: MHPNEELVTRFYTSFQRRDAEGMVACYHPDITFSDPVFPGLVGGEARAMWRMLCERGKDLEIEFRDVHADDSRGSAHWEARYTFSGSGRRVHNVIDATFEFRDGLIFRHTDRFDLWRWSRMAIGPAAALFGWLPPMQGAIRKKARTGLDAFIGARGLDATKTVP, translated from the coding sequence ATGCATCCCAACGAGGAGCTTGTCACGCGATTTTACACGAGCTTCCAGCGCCGCGACGCCGAGGGCATGGTGGCCTGTTATCACCCCGATATCACGTTCTCGGACCCGGTCTTCCCGGGCCTCGTGGGCGGCGAGGCGCGGGCGATGTGGCGCATGCTCTGCGAGCGCGGCAAGGACCTCGAGATAGAGTTCCGCGACGTGCACGCCGACGATTCGCGCGGCAGCGCCCATTGGGAGGCGCGATATACGTTCTCCGGATCGGGCCGGCGCGTGCACAACGTCATCGACGCCACGTTCGAATTCCGTGATGGCCTCATCTTCCGCCACACGGACCGCTTCGATCTGTGGCGCTGGTCGCGCATGGCGATCGGCCCGGCGGCGGCTCTCTTCGGCTGGCTGCCGCCGATGCAGGGCGCGATCCGCAAAAAGGCGCGGACCGGGCTCGATGCGTTCATCGGTGCGCGCGGGCTGGACGCAACGAAAACGGTTCCGTAA